The Sporosarcina luteola genome contains a region encoding:
- the speB gene encoding agmatinase, which translates to MLNKNIETFIGCDNEYNESGIVVFGAPFDSTTSFRPGTRFASKVMRGESFGIETYSPYQDKDLEDIPVYDGGDLELSFGNTERALGQIEEYTRKVVQDGKIPCMIGGEHLVTLGSVRAVAEQYPDLHIIQFDAHADLRDHYLDEKLSHATVIHRVWDIVGDDRIFQFGIRSGDRSEFQWGKDRVFTNKFNFNGLEDIVNRLQGKPVYLTIDLDVLDPSVFPGTGTPEAGGVSFMELLQAILTVSDLNIVGCDVNELSPIYDQSGVSTAVACKVLRELLLAIQK; encoded by the coding sequence ATGTTGAATAAAAATATCGAAACGTTCATTGGATGCGACAACGAATATAACGAATCAGGCATCGTCGTTTTCGGCGCCCCTTTTGATTCGACAACGTCATTCCGCCCGGGTACAAGATTCGCAAGCAAGGTGATGCGCGGTGAATCTTTCGGAATTGAGACATACAGTCCATATCAGGATAAAGATTTGGAAGACATCCCCGTGTATGACGGCGGAGATCTTGAGTTAAGTTTCGGGAACACGGAAAGGGCTTTAGGACAAATCGAAGAATACACGCGGAAAGTCGTGCAAGACGGCAAAATCCCTTGCATGATCGGCGGCGAGCATTTAGTGACGCTCGGATCGGTCCGTGCTGTCGCGGAACAATACCCTGATTTGCATATTATTCAATTCGATGCCCATGCGGATTTGCGTGACCATTACCTCGACGAGAAACTATCGCATGCGACGGTCATCCACCGTGTATGGGATATCGTCGGTGATGATCGGATCTTCCAATTCGGCATCCGCTCCGGAGACCGCAGCGAGTTTCAATGGGGCAAGGACCGTGTCTTCACGAATAAGTTCAATTTTAATGGACTGGAAGATATCGTTAATAGATTACAAGGGAAACCGGTTTATTTGACGATTGACTTAGATGTGTTAGATCCTTCCGTCTTCCCTGGTACTGGAACTCCCGAAGCTGGCGGAGTCAGTTTCATGGAATTATTACAAGCCATTTTGACAGTGAGCGACCTGAATATTGTAGGCTGTGATGTCAATGAGCTATCGCCGATTTATGATCAAAGCGGTGTTTCTACTGCAGTTGCTTGTAAAGTGCTGCGCGAACTTTTATTGGCAATTCAAAAATAA
- a CDS encoding saccharopine dehydrogenase family protein: MGKALIIGAGGVASVVVHKCVQVPDVFEEICIASRTKSKCDALKEKLDGGRTKIQTAQVDADNVEELVELINSFKPDIVINVALPYQDLTIMDACLETGVHYLDTANYEPLDTAKFEYKWQWAYREKFEEAGLTAILGCGFDPGVTGVFSAYAQKHYFDEIHTIDIVDANAGDHGYPFATNFNPEINIREITANGRYWENGEFIETPPLSEKRVYDLPEIGPKDVYLLYHEELESLAQNITGIKKIRFWMTFSEKYLTHLKVLENVGMTSIEPIEFEGQQIVPLQFLKAVLPDPASLGPRTKGKTNIGCIFQGTKDGEEKTYYVYNVSDHQECYREVGSQAISYTTGVPAMIGAMLFLKGEWKKPGVYNVEEFNPDPFMEALNEYGLPWQEDFNPELID, from the coding sequence TTGGGTAAAGCGTTAATCATCGGAGCAGGTGGAGTAGCAAGTGTTGTTGTGCATAAATGTGTACAGGTACCTGACGTGTTTGAAGAAATTTGCATCGCGAGCCGTACAAAATCGAAATGTGATGCGTTGAAGGAAAAGCTGGACGGCGGCCGCACAAAAATCCAGACAGCTCAAGTAGACGCGGACAATGTCGAAGAATTGGTTGAACTGATTAACAGCTTCAAGCCGGACATCGTCATCAACGTCGCATTGCCATACCAAGACTTGACAATCATGGATGCGTGCCTAGAAACGGGCGTCCACTATTTGGATACAGCGAACTATGAGCCTCTCGATACGGCGAAATTCGAATATAAATGGCAATGGGCATACCGCGAAAAATTCGAGGAAGCAGGCCTTACTGCTATCCTAGGCTGCGGCTTCGACCCAGGCGTCACAGGCGTTTTCTCCGCATATGCGCAAAAGCACTATTTCGATGAAATCCATACGATCGATATCGTGGACGCGAATGCTGGAGACCACGGCTATCCATTTGCAACTAACTTCAACCCGGAGATCAACATCCGCGAAATTACAGCAAATGGCCGTTACTGGGAAAATGGGGAGTTCATCGAAACTCCGCCACTATCCGAAAAACGCGTATACGATCTGCCTGAAATCGGTCCGAAAGATGTATACCTTCTCTATCACGAAGAATTGGAGTCACTTGCACAAAACATTACAGGCATCAAGAAAATCCGTTTCTGGATGACATTCTCTGAAAAATACTTGACGCATTTGAAAGTGCTTGAAAATGTCGGCATGACATCGATTGAACCAATTGAATTCGAAGGCCAGCAAATCGTGCCTTTACAGTTCCTGAAGGCGGTTCTTCCTGACCCTGCTTCCCTAGGACCTCGCACAAAAGGTAAAACGAACATCGGCTGTATTTTCCAAGGAACAAAAGATGGCGAAGAGAAGACGTATTACGTCTACAACGTATCCGACCACCAAGAATGTTATCGCGAAGTTGGATCCCAAGCAATTTCGTACACAACGGGCGTTCCAGCAATGATAGGCGCGATGCTCTTCCTTAAAGGTGAATGGAAAAAACCTGGCGTTTATAATGTTGAAGAGTTCAATCCGGATCCATTCATGGAAGCATTGAACGAATACGGTCTGCCTTGGCAGGAAGATTTCAACCCAGAGCTGATCGATTGA
- the nspC gene encoding carboxynorspermidine decarboxylase, with protein MNFDPQAVPSPSYVVDEGLLIKNLELLKSIIDRTGCKILLAQKGFSMFSVYPLIGQYLNGVTSSGLLEAKLGYEEMGKEVHTYSPAFTESDFEEILSYSDHLVFNSFDQWRRFRDQVKNYPKPIECGIRINPEYSEIDVDMYNPCFTFSRFGVTLENFEPDELEGISGLHFHTMCEQNSDTLARTIQVVDEKFGKYLKNMKWINFGGGHHITRPDYDIETLVESILFMKEKYGLDVYLEPGEAIALNTGFLVTTVLDTLHNGMPLAILDTSASCHMPDVLEMPYRPEIVGAGLPNEKTITYRFGGPTCLAGDVIGDYSFDHPLTAGDRLVFCDMAHYSMVKNNTFNGMELPAIVLNTIADGPKVIKEFGYEDFKERLS; from the coding sequence TTGAATTTCGATCCACAAGCAGTCCCCTCCCCTTCGTATGTAGTCGATGAAGGATTGTTAATCAAAAATTTGGAACTGCTGAAGTCGATTATTGACCGGACAGGCTGTAAAATTTTATTGGCCCAAAAAGGATTTTCAATGTTCTCCGTCTACCCACTCATTGGGCAATATTTAAACGGAGTGACATCAAGTGGATTATTGGAAGCGAAATTAGGATATGAAGAGATGGGAAAAGAAGTCCATACGTACTCCCCAGCATTCACAGAATCTGATTTTGAGGAAATCCTATCGTACTCCGATCATCTCGTGTTCAACTCGTTTGATCAATGGAGACGTTTCAGAGATCAAGTGAAAAACTATCCAAAACCGATCGAATGCGGAATTCGGATCAATCCCGAGTACTCGGAAATTGATGTGGATATGTATAATCCATGCTTCACTTTCTCCCGATTCGGCGTAACGCTAGAGAATTTCGAACCGGATGAGTTGGAAGGGATCAGCGGCTTGCATTTCCATACGATGTGCGAGCAGAATTCCGACACGCTTGCCCGTACGATTCAAGTCGTTGATGAAAAGTTCGGCAAGTATTTAAAAAACATGAAATGGATCAATTTCGGCGGCGGTCACCATATTACCCGTCCCGACTATGACATTGAGACACTAGTCGAATCGATTCTATTCATGAAGGAGAAATATGGACTTGATGTGTATTTGGAACCCGGCGAAGCAATCGCATTGAACACCGGCTTCCTTGTAACGACTGTGTTGGATACGTTGCATAACGGAATGCCGCTTGCCATTTTGGATACGTCGGCTTCATGCCATATGCCTGACGTTTTGGAGATGCCATACCGGCCAGAAATCGTCGGTGCAGGGCTGCCTAACGAAAAAACAATCACATACCGGTTTGGCGGACCAACTTGCTTGGCGGGGGATGTTATCGGAGATTACTCGTTTGATCACCCGTTAACTGCCGGGGATAGGCTTGTCTTCTGTGACATGGCCCATTATTCCATGGTGAAGAACAACACATTCAACGGGATGGAGTTACCTGCAATCGTACTGAATACTATTGCAGACGGTCCGAAAGTCATCAAGGAATTTGGTTATGAGGATTTCAAAGAACGTTTGTCATAA